A part of bacterium genomic DNA contains:
- a CDS encoding peroxiredoxin, which produces MSTNGTTNGTSTTAQITLPRINTPAPDFTAKTTQGDLRLSDYRGKWVVLFSHPADFTPVCTTEFLGFARKHEEFAKRNTQVIGLSIDSIYSHIAWLRNIEEKFNQPIPFPLIADLKGDVARAYGMLHPEASDTSAVRAVFVIDDKGVIRAMIYYPLSNGRSIDEVIRILDALQTTDKHGLATPENWHPGEPCIIPPPQYVTVAENRKAEADEYTDWYFSKRRIPAAN; this is translated from the coding sequence ATGAGCACGAACGGAACAACAAACGGAACTTCAACAACGGCACAGATTACGCTGCCGAGAATCAATACTCCCGCGCCTGACTTCACGGCCAAGACCACGCAGGGAGACCTCAGACTTTCCGATTACCGCGGGAAATGGGTGGTGCTCTTTTCTCACCCGGCTGACTTTACTCCCGTATGCACAACCGAGTTTCTGGGATTCGCCCGCAAGCATGAGGAATTTGCCAAGAGAAATACACAAGTCATCGGCTTGTCGATAGATTCCATTTACTCACATATCGCGTGGCTTCGGAACATCGAAGAGAAATTCAATCAACCGATTCCATTTCCGTTGATTGCCGACTTGAAAGGCGATGTCGCGCGCGCATACGGCATGCTGCATCCGGAGGCAAGCGACACCTCCGCAGTGCGAGCTGTGTTTGTCATTGACGACAAGGGTGTAATTCGGGCGATGATTTACTATCCTCTCTCAAACGGCCGTTCGATTGACGAGGTGATCAGAATTCTGGATGCGCTGCAGACCACGGACAAACATGGACTGGCGACTCCCGAGAACTGGCATCCGGGCGAGCCGTGCATTATTCCGCCGCCGCAATACGTCACCGTCGCTGAAAACCGCAAAGCCGAGGCGGATGAATACACAGACTGGTATTTCAGCAAGCGCAGGATCCCGGCTGCAAACTAA
- a CDS encoding putative porin: MSAFATDDLPLWLVNTKLSGDFRYRHEGIDREGGSATYRNRIRYRLGIDTKVNEKVLVGARFASGVGDPRSTNQDLEDGLSAKSINLDRAFFELTPCDHWWVTAGKFGNPFVSTDLHWDADVNFEGGAIRYSSGEEVRFAVTGGGIWLEPYKAEHGSGIWAGQLSASGKHGSKGTWQASAGLYSYVNRNMLAGTSSYGNSIGDNGMFRSDFEILDIVAQVTMPVGKSKLTVTANPVLNTATSSDNIGWLAMLKLGGKCWDRKCSLSYDYRVLEADALFGAFTDSDAAGGRTNQRGHRIMGDIELMDGFTTGASAYFNTLSASGEGDWYQRWMVDGVVKF, translated from the coding sequence ATGTCTGCCTTTGCTACAGACGACCTGCCGTTATGGCTTGTAAACACGAAACTTAGCGGTGATTTTCGTTACCGGCATGAAGGAATCGACCGTGAAGGTGGGTCAGCAACCTATCGTAACCGGATTCGGTACCGCCTCGGCATCGATACCAAGGTCAATGAGAAGGTCTTGGTCGGGGCGCGGTTTGCCTCCGGCGTGGGCGATCCACGTTCCACGAATCAGGACCTCGAAGATGGCCTCTCTGCAAAATCCATAAATCTCGATCGCGCCTTTTTCGAACTCACACCCTGTGACCACTGGTGGGTTACCGCCGGCAAATTCGGCAATCCCTTTGTGTCCACCGACCTCCATTGGGATGCCGATGTGAATTTTGAGGGCGGCGCGATTCGCTATTCCTCGGGAGAAGAGGTTCGCTTCGCCGTTACAGGTGGAGGCATTTGGCTCGAACCCTACAAGGCAGAGCACGGCAGCGGTATTTGGGCTGGCCAACTATCCGCCAGCGGCAAACATGGTTCGAAGGGAACCTGGCAAGCCTCGGCCGGCCTATACTCCTATGTTAATCGAAACATGCTGGCAGGCACAAGCAGCTACGGGAACAGCATTGGGGACAACGGCATGTTCCGCTCCGACTTCGAAATTCTCGATATCGTGGCGCAAGTGACGATGCCCGTCGGCAAATCCAAGCTGACAGTCACTGCCAATCCCGTTCTGAACACGGCAACCTCAAGTGACAACATCGGCTGGTTGGCAATGCTGAAGTTGGGCGGGAAATGCTGGGATAGAAAGTGTTCATTGTCCTACGACTATCGCGTTCTTGAAGCGGACGCACTGTTTGGAGCATTTACAGACAGCGATGCGGCCGGCGGCAGAACCAATCAGCGCGGACACCGAATCATGGGCGATATTGAGCTGATGGACGGCTTCACCACCGGAGCATCAGCGTACTTCAATACCCTTTCCGCCTCCGGTGAAGGCGACTGGTATCAGCGATGGATGGTGGATGGAGTCGTGAAATTCTAA